The Paenibacillus tianjinensis genome has a window encoding:
- a CDS encoding TPM domain-containing protein, producing the protein MNRKIIKITFIAMMLSMMLPVLSWAKPAVPEPTESFYVNDFANVIDVKAENYMVNYGVKLHQETGTQVVLVTVDSTGGASMEEYATMLFNSWGMGTADKNNRVLLLLSIKDNKYWALQGNGLKSTLTDNVLSQILSDSLEPDFADKNYAAGARKTYGALIERLGGVWKEPLGSRNYVADNARVLPQVTRLYLNQSSNLYKTTTGSGIYIVTVKNTGGRSLQDYTYAKFASIRAGSRDVLLVLDIEGDNYHVLQGRNVDRTLTNELIRGILDKVLEPQFAGKNYAAGVTATANEFYSFFLARADHSPEIASAASMTAFTAANDNSINTGTDRPAVSTAAISVTKPASLSKGLTFLALSIIFIVLIATVVSRRNQYN; encoded by the coding sequence ATGAATCGGAAGATTATCAAAATAACATTTATCGCCATGATGCTGAGTATGATGCTGCCGGTGCTGAGCTGGGCAAAACCGGCTGTACCGGAGCCTACGGAATCGTTCTACGTCAATGATTTTGCCAATGTAATTGACGTAAAGGCTGAGAACTATATGGTCAATTACGGAGTAAAGCTTCACCAGGAGACCGGAACACAGGTCGTGCTGGTTACGGTTGATTCCACGGGCGGGGCTTCAATGGAAGAGTACGCGACCATGTTGTTCAACAGCTGGGGCATGGGTACAGCGGATAAGAACAATAGAGTCCTCCTGCTGCTCTCGATCAAAGATAATAAATATTGGGCACTGCAGGGAAACGGGCTAAAGAGCACCTTAACAGATAACGTCTTGTCACAGATTCTCTCGGATTCACTCGAGCCGGACTTTGCGGACAAAAATTACGCCGCCGGTGCGCGGAAAACCTACGGAGCACTCATTGAACGCCTGGGCGGGGTTTGGAAAGAGCCGCTCGGGAGCAGGAATTATGTGGCTGACAACGCCAGAGTCCTGCCTCAGGTAACCAGGCTGTATCTCAACCAGTCCAGTAACCTTTATAAAACAACGACCGGAAGCGGCATTTACATCGTAACAGTGAAGAATACCGGAGGCCGCAGCCTGCAGGATTACACCTACGCAAAATTTGCATCCATACGTGCCGGTTCCAGGGATGTGCTGCTAGTGCTGGATATCGAAGGCGACAACTACCATGTGCTGCAGGGAAGAAATGTAGACAGGACGCTGACGAATGAGCTTATCAGAGGCATTCTGGATAAGGTGCTCGAACCGCAATTTGCCGGCAAAAATTACGCTGCCGGTGTCACAGCAACGGCAAATGAATTTTACAGCTTTTTTCTGGCCAGAGCAGATCACAGTCCGGAAATAGCTTCGGCAGCTTCCATGACAGCTTTTACAGCGGCAAACGACAATTCCATAAACACCGGAACGGATAGACCGGCAGTGTCAACAGCAGCTATATCGGTAACGAAGCCAGCCTCATTGAGTAAGGGACTGACGTTTCTCGCGCTTTCCATTATATTTATCGTATTGATTGCAACGGTGGTGTCACGCCGCAACCAATATAACTAG
- a CDS encoding phosphodiester glycosidase family protein has translation MSTSSLPQRSDVRKKKKPVRKRKKKSFLRRLTRVFLFFIVLLVAAGGWLYFAPSAHNLRYLIADTLITTQHRYMAKYIIGEDELKNRVAEYNQRFVHMGDEKDTHTIATPAPEVEAEKPLVEIEKVSGTSYTGYVMTVNDPTKVRLGVPGKIGSGEKVSSMVKRTGAIAGVNGGGFADPNWKGNGFKPIGLVISQGKLFYNGLGGKKSTQIVGLDKQGKMIAGNYSLEELSELGVQEAVSFQPRIIVNGKGLIKNAAEGWGIAPRTAMGQRADGALLFVVIDGRQPGYSIGANLYDVQQIMLKHGAVIAANLDGGSSTVLVKDNEIVNKPSSQYGERYLPTAFLVFEHPEQAQIANIWEGLDPSQIDAAKKRTQ, from the coding sequence GTGAGTACTTCATCATTACCCCAGCGTTCAGACGTACGAAAAAAGAAAAAACCTGTCCGTAAACGTAAGAAAAAAAGCTTTCTGCGCAGACTCACCAGAGTCTTCCTGTTCTTTATCGTGTTACTGGTTGCTGCCGGGGGCTGGCTGTATTTTGCACCTTCTGCCCATAATCTCCGTTATTTGATCGCAGACACATTGATAACGACACAACACCGCTATATGGCGAAATATATTATTGGTGAAGACGAGCTGAAGAATCGGGTAGCCGAGTACAATCAGCGTTTTGTACATATGGGCGACGAGAAGGATACCCATACGATTGCAACCCCTGCACCTGAAGTTGAAGCAGAGAAGCCGCTGGTCGAGATTGAGAAGGTGTCAGGGACTAGTTATACAGGTTATGTAATGACGGTCAACGATCCTACGAAGGTCCGGTTAGGTGTTCCGGGCAAAATCGGCTCTGGCGAGAAAGTATCCAGTATGGTCAAGCGTACCGGGGCGATTGCCGGAGTGAACGGCGGAGGGTTTGCCGACCCGAACTGGAAGGGGAACGGGTTTAAACCGATCGGGCTGGTCATCTCACAGGGGAAATTATTCTATAATGGCCTTGGCGGCAAGAAATCGACACAGATTGTCGGCCTGGACAAGCAGGGCAAAATGATTGCAGGAAACTATTCGCTGGAAGAGCTGAGTGAGCTTGGTGTGCAGGAAGCCGTATCTTTTCAGCCGCGGATTATTGTTAATGGCAAAGGATTAATCAAGAACGCAGCCGAAGGCTGGGGGATTGCACCAAGAACTGCGATGGGTCAGCGTGCGGATGGGGCGCTGTTGTTTGTTGTCATCGACGGCCGGCAGCCGGGCTACAGCATCGGTGCAAATCTCTACGATGTCCAGCAGATTATGCTGAAGCATGGAGCGGTAATTGCCGCGAATCTGGATGGCGGATCATCGACGGTACTGGTGAAAGACAATGAAATCGTTAATAAACCTTCTTCGCAATATGGAGAACGTTATCTGCCTACAGCATTTCTCGTCTTTGAGCATCCGGAGCAGGCACAGATTGCGAATATTTGGGAAGGGCTTGATCCTTCGCAGATCGATGCGGCCAAGAAGCGGACACAGTAA
- a CDS encoding LysR family transcriptional regulator, which produces MTLQQLRYAIEIANSGSMNEAAKRLFVSQPSLSNAIKELESELGITIFERTNRGISISAEGMEFLGYARQIIEQTEFMENRYTGKKRSPVYFSVSTQHYAFVVDAFVRLMKERNVSEYNFSLRETQTYEVIEDVRTLRSDLGILYINESNYKVMNKLFSDGNLKFTPLFNTNPHVYVRAGHPLAAKETLILDDILPYPYITFEQGDNNSLHYSEEMLSFTQIEKNIKVTDRATLTNLLLGTDSYTIGTGIMASELNGNGLVTIPYDSNEVFTVGWITHKDRKPSEIMSSYIELLNDLVASSCFDLNQFLL; this is translated from the coding sequence TTGACATTGCAGCAGCTCCGCTACGCCATTGAGATTGCGAACAGCGGCTCTATGAACGAAGCGGCCAAACGGCTTTTTGTGTCACAGCCCAGTCTCTCCAATGCCATCAAGGAACTGGAGAGCGAGCTGGGAATCACGATTTTTGAACGGACCAACCGGGGAATCAGCATTTCAGCGGAAGGCATGGAGTTCTTGGGCTATGCAAGGCAGATTATCGAGCAGACCGAGTTCATGGAGAACCGGTATACCGGCAAGAAACGCAGCCCGGTTTATTTTTCCGTGTCCACCCAGCATTATGCTTTTGTCGTCGATGCTTTTGTGCGTCTGATGAAGGAACGCAATGTGTCGGAATATAATTTCAGCCTGCGTGAGACACAGACCTACGAAGTTATCGAGGATGTGCGGACCCTGCGCAGTGATCTCGGGATTTTGTATATCAACGAAAGCAACTATAAGGTAATGAATAAGCTGTTCAGCGACGGGAACCTCAAATTCACCCCGCTGTTCAACACGAATCCACATGTCTATGTGAGAGCAGGACATCCGCTGGCCGCCAAGGAGACCCTTATCCTGGACGACATCCTCCCTTATCCGTATATTACCTTTGAGCAGGGAGACAACAATTCTTTGCACTATTCAGAAGAAATGCTTAGCTTCACCCAGATTGAGAAGAATATAAAGGTAACCGACCGGGCAACACTTACGAACCTGCTGCTAGGCACCGATTCCTATACAATAGGCACTGGAATCATGGCTTCTGAGCTGAACGGCAACGGCCTAGTGACCATACCTTATGACAGCAATGAAGTGTTTACCGTCGGCTGGATTACTCACAAGGACCGCAAACCTAGTGAAATCATGTCGAGTTATATCGAACTATTAAATGATCTGGTCGCAAGCAGTTGCTTCGACTTGAATCAATTCTTACTATAA
- a CDS encoding 5-methyltetrahydropteroyltriglutamate--homocysteine S-methyltransferase — protein sequence MISPITGSARNAPPFRYDIIGSFLRSDEIKAARSRYEQGEITAIQLHEIENKEIAELLKHEKALGLKAVTDGEFRRSWWHLDFFLGIKGTQKIILNQSSGSKESTQRAESFKITGKIAFEDHPMIAHFTQLQEMAGDTLAKMTIPAPSLFHFVQDYNGNEIYPDQQLLYQDIITVYKAAIQAFYDAGCRYLQLDDTTWGTLSSGRHRAHLRSRGVDPEQLAKDYVRLINESIAGRPEDMTIALHVCRGNFRSTWFAAGGYEPVAEVLFGETQVDAFFLEYDNERSGDFAPLRFIRDQFVVLGLVTTKHGGLESKEQLKLRIAEAAQYVNIEKLCLSPQCGFASTEEGNILTEEEQWDKIRLVVETANEVWV from the coding sequence ATGATCAGTCCAATAACCGGTTCCGCCAGAAATGCACCGCCCTTTCGTTATGACATCATCGGCAGCTTCCTGCGCAGTGACGAAATTAAGGCAGCCCGCAGCAGGTATGAACAGGGCGAGATTACAGCTATACAGCTTCACGAAATAGAGAATAAGGAGATTGCTGAACTGCTGAAGCATGAAAAGGCGTTGGGCCTCAAGGCGGTTACCGATGGGGAATTCCGCCGTTCGTGGTGGCATCTTGATTTCTTCCTGGGGATTAAAGGGACTCAAAAAATCATCCTCAATCAAAGCAGCGGCTCCAAGGAAAGTACTCAGCGGGCTGAGAGCTTTAAGATTACCGGCAAAATCGCGTTTGAAGATCATCCGATGATTGCCCATTTTACGCAGCTGCAGGAGATGGCAGGAGATACGCTGGCCAAAATGACGATCCCAGCCCCATCCTTGTTCCACTTCGTGCAGGATTATAACGGGAATGAAATATATCCCGATCAGCAGCTGCTGTATCAGGACATTATTACTGTATATAAGGCTGCTATTCAAGCCTTCTATGATGCAGGGTGCCGTTACCTGCAGCTGGATGATACCACCTGGGGTACGCTTTCCAGCGGCAGACACCGGGCCCATCTTCGCAGCAGGGGAGTCGACCCGGAGCAGCTTGCTAAGGATTATGTGCGCCTCATTAACGAGAGTATTGCCGGCAGACCTGAGGATATGACGATCGCGCTGCATGTGTGCCGCGGCAACTTCCGGTCTACCTGGTTTGCTGCAGGCGGCTATGAGCCGGTTGCCGAAGTGTTGTTCGGCGAGACTCAGGTCGATGCCTTTTTCCTTGAATATGACAATGAACGTTCTGGAGACTTCGCCCCGCTGCGGTTTATCCGTGACCAATTTGTAGTGCTTGGCCTGGTTACCACCAAACATGGGGGACTAGAGAGCAAGGAGCAGCTAAAGCTGCGGATTGCCGAAGCGGCCCAATATGTGAATATCGAGAAGCTGTGCCTCAGCCCGCAATGCGGTTTTGCTTCGACGGAGGAAGGGAACATCCTGACGGAGGAAGAGCAGTGGGATAAGATCCGGCTGGTCGTTGAGACGGCGAATGAAGTTTGGGTTTAG
- the lysS gene encoding lysine--tRNA ligase, translating to MHWAQKYANNLIQNHPERQTFVCASGISPSGSVHIGNFREIVTTYFVTQALRKSGKEVRFIFSWDDFDRFRKVPAQLDPSFEQYIGLPYTKVPCPCGSHASYAEHYEQEFEHALAAFGIVPEFIYQSREYQSLRYNPAILHALRNRAEIYDILMMFKTGKATEDARAAFYPVQVYCERCGKDTTSVHAFDEDSENLIYSCKCGCYNTLYVPKAANIKLHWKIDWPMRWGMEQVVFEPGGRDHSSETGSYNVAKVISERIFGNPPPYYVPYEFISIKGSHAKMSSSSGHNYTPADLLEVYGPEPIMFLFAKYHPNTAFSIGLDEDVLRNYTEFERYRKAYDAGTLTDNDLSAAMELSLMKDTEPHAPSFSQVSSLLPLINFDNRVLQELLRQGGEDYSEEIIQQTAARAGHWIRQFVPQRLVTVNENPDIALYHTLEAVEQEWINAFCGLLREEKIEEEELMRRVYAICHHDDKKMMRSNQKRLFALIYQLVLHQSEGPRIPALIQAVGTEPLLRLLDFTGSSRERYNRTDCL from the coding sequence ATGCATTGGGCACAAAAATACGCAAACAATTTAATCCAAAACCATCCTGAACGACAGACCTTTGTATGCGCATCAGGGATTAGCCCGTCGGGTTCGGTGCATATCGGAAACTTTCGGGAGATCGTCACGACATACTTCGTCACGCAGGCACTCCGGAAATCCGGCAAAGAGGTACGGTTTATTTTCTCATGGGATGATTTCGACCGGTTCCGCAAGGTTCCTGCTCAGCTTGATCCTTCTTTTGAACAATATATCGGCTTGCCTTATACCAAGGTACCTTGTCCCTGCGGAAGTCATGCCTCCTATGCGGAGCACTATGAACAGGAATTTGAACATGCGCTGGCTGCCTTCGGAATTGTTCCCGAGTTCATTTATCAGAGCCGCGAGTATCAATCGCTCCGGTATAATCCGGCTATTCTGCATGCGCTGCGCAATAGAGCAGAAATTTACGACATTCTGATGATGTTCAAAACAGGAAAAGCAACGGAGGACGCACGGGCTGCCTTTTATCCGGTACAAGTGTACTGTGAGCGCTGCGGGAAGGATACGACCAGTGTCCATGCTTTTGACGAAGACTCAGAAAACCTGATCTATAGCTGCAAATGCGGCTGTTATAATACACTGTACGTTCCAAAGGCGGCGAATATCAAATTACACTGGAAAATCGACTGGCCGATGCGCTGGGGAATGGAGCAGGTTGTGTTCGAGCCGGGAGGCCGGGATCACTCCTCCGAAACGGGCAGCTATAATGTCGCTAAGGTTATCTCGGAGAGAATCTTCGGGAATCCGCCGCCTTATTACGTTCCCTATGAATTCATCAGCATCAAAGGCAGCCATGCCAAAATGTCCAGCTCTTCCGGCCATAATTACACACCTGCGGATCTGCTCGAGGTGTACGGGCCGGAGCCGATCATGTTCCTGTTTGCCAAATATCATCCGAATACCGCTTTTAGTATCGGGCTTGATGAGGATGTTCTGCGTAATTACACGGAATTCGAAAGATACCGCAAAGCATATGACGCCGGAACGTTGACTGACAATGATTTAAGCGCAGCGATGGAGCTTTCACTTATGAAGGATACAGAGCCTCATGCACCCAGCTTTAGTCAGGTATCCAGTCTGCTGCCGCTAATTAATTTTGACAACAGAGTGCTGCAGGAGCTGCTTCGGCAAGGCGGTGAGGATTACTCTGAGGAGATCATTCAGCAAACGGCAGCACGGGCCGGGCACTGGATTAGACAGTTTGTTCCACAGAGGCTAGTTACGGTAAACGAAAACCCGGACATAGCTTTGTATCATACGCTTGAAGCTGTTGAGCAGGAGTGGATAAACGCTTTTTGCGGCTTGTTGAGAGAAGAAAAAATAGAGGAAGAGGAACTCATGAGACGAGTTTACGCTATTTGTCACCATGATGACAAAAAGATGATGAGAAGCAATCAGAAACGCCTGTTTGCCTTGATATACCAGCTTGTTCTGCATCAGTCGGAAGGGCCGAGGATTCCTGCTCTGATCCAGGCTGTAGGAACGGAACCTCTGCTCCGTCTACTGGACTTTACGGGATCGTCCCGGGAGAGGTATAATAGAACGGACTGTTTATAA
- a CDS encoding YebC/PmpR family DNA-binding transcriptional regulator: MGRKWNNIKEKKASKDANTSKIYAKFGVEIYVAAKKGEPDPESNRALKVVLERAKTYNVPKAIIDRALEKAKGSGDENYVELRYEGFGPSGSMIIIDALTNNVNRTAPLVRSAFSKNGGNMGVSGSVTYMFDTTAVIGLEGKSAEEVMELLIEADVDVRDVLEEDESVIVYAEPDQFHAVQEVLRGAGITDFTVAELTMLPQNYVTLPEDAQVQFEKLIDALEELDDVQQVYHNIDSEE; encoded by the coding sequence ATGGGTCGTAAATGGAATAATATTAAAGAAAAGAAAGCATCCAAGGATGCCAATACTAGTAAGATCTATGCCAAGTTTGGTGTTGAGATTTATGTAGCAGCCAAGAAAGGCGAGCCGGATCCGGAGTCGAACCGTGCACTTAAGGTCGTTCTGGAGCGTGCCAAAACCTATAATGTACCTAAAGCTATCATCGACCGGGCGCTGGAAAAAGCCAAAGGCAGCGGCGACGAAAACTATGTTGAGCTGCGTTATGAAGGCTTCGGTCCAAGCGGTTCGATGATCATCATCGATGCATTGACCAATAATGTGAATCGTACAGCGCCGCTAGTGCGTTCCGCATTCAGCAAAAACGGCGGAAACATGGGCGTCAGCGGTTCGGTAACGTATATGTTTGATACCACAGCCGTTATCGGTTTGGAAGGCAAGTCTGCCGAGGAAGTTATGGAATTGCTGATTGAAGCAGACGTAGATGTGCGAGATGTGCTGGAAGAGGACGAGTCGGTTATCGTTTATGCCGAGCCTGACCAGTTCCATGCCGTTCAGGAAGTCCTGCGCGGAGCCGGTATCACCGACTTCACTGTAGCAGAGCTGACAATGCTTCCGCAGAACTATGTAACCCTTCCGGAAGATGCCCAAGTCCAGTTCGAGAAGCTGATCGACGCTCTGGAAGAACTCGATGATGTACAGCAGGTATATCACAACATCGATTCCGAAGAATAG
- a CDS encoding TSUP family transporter translates to MDHISTGMIIVLVVCGFLAGFIDSVVGGGGLISIPALLSAGIPLHLLLGSNKLAGTMCSFTSTASFVRSGKINFQLLKLLIPFSIIGAVAGSFTVRQVPSEFLKPLVIVMLVVITIYTLFKRSWGDVSTFSGSSKKTRLIGVMVAFVIGFYDGFFGPGTGSFLIFAFLMLGFEFVTAAGNAKVLNFASNISSLLTFIALGSVSFYYGLLLGVPMVAGAVIGSKVAIRKGAGYIRPLFITVTVILIGKQIWDTMH, encoded by the coding sequence ATGGACCATATAAGTACAGGAATGATCATCGTTCTGGTGGTTTGCGGTTTTTTGGCGGGATTCATAGATTCTGTAGTAGGAGGCGGAGGGCTGATCTCAATTCCGGCCTTGCTGTCCGCAGGCATTCCCCTTCATCTGCTGCTTGGCAGCAACAAATTGGCCGGGACGATGTGTTCGTTTACAAGCACCGCTTCGTTTGTCCGTTCGGGGAAAATCAACTTTCAGCTGCTGAAGCTGCTCATTCCCTTTTCAATTATCGGGGCGGTGGCAGGCTCCTTTACGGTTAGGCAGGTACCCTCAGAGTTTCTGAAGCCGCTCGTCATTGTGATGCTGGTTGTAATTACGATCTATACCTTATTCAAAAGGTCGTGGGGAGATGTGTCCACGTTCTCCGGCAGCAGTAAAAAAACACGTCTGATCGGCGTTATGGTGGCGTTCGTAATCGGGTTTTATGACGGATTTTTTGGTCCGGGCACCGGATCCTTTCTGATCTTTGCTTTTCTGATGCTGGGTTTTGAATTTGTAACTGCTGCCGGCAATGCCAAGGTTCTGAACTTTGCCAGCAATATTTCCAGTCTGCTCACATTTATCGCGCTTGGTTCTGTCAGCTTTTATTATGGTCTGCTGCTGGGTGTGCCAATGGTAGCTGGTGCGGTTATTGGCTCTAAGGTAGCGATCCGCAAGGGAGCAGGCTATATCCGGCCGCTGTTCATCACAGTGACTGTGATCTTGATCGGCAAGCAAATTTGGGATACGATGCACTAA
- a CDS encoding GNAT family N-acetyltransferase codes for MDRLRITLIHKEAAWQLRHEVMWPERELDYVKLEDDDAGAHYGLFEGEQMISVVSLFIDGSEAQFRKFATLESMQGKGYGSKLLHHVLNEAASSGVKRVYCNARSHKASFYQKFGLAVTDRTFTKGGKDYVIMELYFDASGERERNGVEQIND; via the coding sequence ATGGATAGATTGAGGATCACGTTAATACATAAAGAAGCGGCCTGGCAGCTAAGACACGAAGTCATGTGGCCGGAGCGTGAGCTGGACTACGTGAAGCTGGAGGATGACGATGCCGGCGCACATTACGGGCTGTTCGAAGGTGAACAGATGATATCGGTAGTCTCACTGTTTATAGATGGAAGTGAAGCCCAGTTCCGCAAATTTGCCACCCTGGAATCCATGCAGGGCAAAGGATATGGGAGCAAACTGCTGCATCATGTACTGAACGAAGCGGCAAGCTCCGGTGTGAAGCGGGTTTATTGCAATGCCAGAAGCCATAAAGCCTCCTTTTATCAGAAGTTTGGACTGGCTGTTACGGACCGGACCTTCACTAAAGGCGGGAAAGACTATGTGATTATGGAACTTTACTTCGATGCATCCGGAGAGAGAGAAAGAAACGGAGTGGAACAGATTAATGACTAA
- a CDS encoding alanyl-tRNA editing protein, with translation MTNKLYYESAYIKEWKTEVSRIVEREDGLYLILKDTAFYPHGGGQPCDIGFIDDIPVLDVILEEEEVLHKVMILPDGPGVSCRIEWERRLDHMQQHSGQHLLSAMFLKLCQAMTLSFHLGSDYATIDIELQELSADRMLEVEAEVNRQIYMNRSITSYIVNEEELARLPLVKQPKVTENIRIVEIEGVEYNACGGTHVSSTGAIGMIKLLRSEKQKGNIRVTFKCGGRALEEFNTNARILSALSLKFNTGKDEIVDRIEKWEQEQKLLQAELNALKEQNDGYVAAELLAAQEPGSEIIAQVFEQRSLKDLQSLAVKLTVLTDLPVLLLSAAENKVVFAHSGNAGLSCGAFFKTNLGEFQGKGGGSDKLAQAGFPTWEQALAFYEFAKRQ, from the coding sequence ATGACTAATAAGCTATATTACGAATCCGCATATATTAAGGAATGGAAGACCGAAGTCAGCCGTATCGTGGAGAGAGAGGACGGGCTCTACCTGATTTTAAAAGACACAGCGTTCTATCCGCACGGCGGCGGACAACCCTGTGATATCGGATTTATTGATGACATTCCTGTGCTGGATGTTATTTTGGAGGAGGAAGAAGTACTCCATAAGGTTATGATCCTGCCTGACGGGCCAGGGGTAAGCTGCCGGATCGAGTGGGAGCGAAGATTGGACCACATGCAGCAGCACAGCGGCCAGCATTTGTTATCCGCTATGTTCCTTAAGCTATGTCAGGCAATGACCTTGAGCTTCCACCTGGGGAGCGATTATGCAACGATCGATATCGAGCTGCAGGAGCTGTCTGCGGACCGGATGCTTGAGGTTGAGGCAGAGGTTAACCGGCAAATCTATATGAACCGCAGCATCACCAGTTATATCGTAAATGAAGAAGAATTAGCCCGTCTGCCGCTGGTGAAGCAGCCCAAAGTAACGGAGAACATCCGGATTGTGGAGATCGAAGGAGTCGAGTATAACGCCTGTGGAGGAACTCATGTCTCGTCTACAGGGGCTATCGGCATGATTAAGCTGCTGAGATCTGAGAAACAGAAGGGCAATATCCGTGTTACTTTTAAGTGTGGTGGGCGTGCATTGGAGGAATTCAATACTAATGCCCGTATCCTTAGCGCCTTGTCCTTGAAATTTAATACCGGTAAGGATGAAATTGTAGACCGGATTGAGAAGTGGGAGCAGGAGCAGAAGCTGCTTCAAGCAGAGCTCAATGCCCTTAAAGAGCAGAACGACGGCTATGTCGCGGCTGAACTATTGGCGGCGCAGGAGCCAGGGAGCGAGATCATCGCGCAGGTTTTTGAGCAGAGGTCACTTAAAGATCTGCAGAGTCTGGCGGTTAAGCTGACGGTACTGACGGACTTGCCGGTGCTGCTGTTGTCAGCTGCCGAGAATAAAGTAGTGTTTGCCCATAGCGGAAATGCCGGGCTGTCTTGCGGAGCCTTTTTCAAAACCAACTTAGGGGAGTTCCAGGGAAAAGGCGGAGGCAGTGATAAGCTGGCTCAAGCAGGCTTTCCTACCTGGGAGCAGGCCCTGGCATTCTATGAATTTGCAAAACGGCAATAG
- a CDS encoding SAM-dependent methyltransferase produces the protein MKTYLFKEKYGDLINDLIKDFEEQTNSKYIIGPDALRLLELLCEKMKFTPGMRVLDMGCGIGITSIILAKEYGVNVFANDLWFSASDNYKRFVKAGVSDLVVPIQADARSLPYASDFFDAVISIDAYHYFGTDECYFSSHYARLAKQGGQYGIVCPALTREFTEGLPDGLASLWEPEMYAWHSASWWRNMWQKTNLVEVTNAEEIPNGKALWRETADFELHNADTENFLTLMLMTAVKK, from the coding sequence ATGAAAACATATCTTTTTAAAGAAAAATACGGTGACCTGATCAATGATTTAATTAAAGATTTCGAAGAACAAACGAACAGTAAATATATTATAGGCCCGGATGCCCTTCGACTTCTCGAGTTGCTGTGCGAAAAAATGAAGTTTACCCCTGGGATGCGCGTTCTAGATATGGGGTGCGGCATTGGCATTACATCAATTATCCTGGCAAAGGAATATGGAGTTAATGTATTTGCCAATGACCTTTGGTTTAGTGCAAGCGATAACTATAAACGTTTTGTTAAAGCAGGCGTCAGTGATTTGGTTGTCCCGATCCAAGCGGATGCCCGTAGTTTGCCTTATGCCAGTGATTTTTTTGATGCGGTAATCAGTATAGATGCTTACCACTACTTCGGTACCGATGAGTGTTACTTCAGCAGCCATTACGCAAGATTAGCTAAACAAGGCGGTCAGTATGGGATTGTATGCCCTGCGTTGACAAGGGAATTCACGGAAGGCTTGCCGGATGGATTGGCTTCGCTATGGGAACCGGAAATGTATGCATGGCATAGCGCCAGCTGGTGGAGAAATATGTGGCAAAAGACAAACCTTGTTGAGGTTACGAACGCTGAAGAGATCCCGAACGGTAAGGCGTTATGGAGAGAAACGGCAGATTTTGAGCTTCACAATGCCGACACCGAAAATTTCTTAACTCTTATGCTCATGACTGCAGTTAAAAAGTAG
- a CDS encoding class I SAM-dependent methyltransferase, whose amino-acid sequence MDKESVYRTNIIGAGAVGSVITVEMDKNSIHKTNSIFWDTKGNEILGATSLPLYGAYVSEEKCQLFGDVSGKKVLEVGCGSGQSLLYMGERRVSELWGTDIAANQIKKTSQLLTSSGLSAQLICSPMEDECGIPGNYFDFVYSVYAIGWTTDLEGTFSRIASYLKKDGVFIFSWSHPIHKCVVAENNMLAFKKSYFDESWYTASLDEGTLTLSDRKLSTYLNALAKAGFVLEQLIEESDDDIMQSRNDNSDFAKKAKMLPVTFVVKARKL is encoded by the coding sequence ATGGACAAGGAATCGGTTTATCGAACAAATATTATTGGTGCGGGCGCAGTTGGTAGCGTTATCACAGTCGAGATGGACAAAAATTCTATACATAAAACAAACAGCATCTTTTGGGATACAAAAGGAAATGAAATCTTAGGAGCAACCTCACTTCCTTTGTATGGAGCATATGTCTCTGAAGAGAAGTGCCAGCTTTTTGGCGATGTTTCAGGAAAAAAGGTTCTGGAAGTAGGCTGTGGAAGCGGGCAGTCCTTGCTTTATATGGGGGAACGCAGAGTATCTGAACTATGGGGTACTGATATAGCTGCAAATCAAATCAAAAAGACATCGCAACTTTTGACGTCCTCCGGTCTTTCAGCCCAATTGATCTGTTCTCCCATGGAGGATGAATGTGGAATTCCGGGGAATTATTTTGACTTCGTGTATTCGGTTTATGCCATAGGCTGGACCACCGACCTTGAGGGTACTTTTAGCCGGATCGCTTCCTACCTGAAAAAGGACGGTGTCTTTATTTTCAGCTGGTCTCATCCCATACACAAATGTGTTGTAGCAGAGAATAACATGCTTGCTTTTAAGAAATCTTATTTCGATGAATCCTGGTATACCGCATCCCTTGATGAAGGTACGTTAACCTTATCGGACCGTAAACTATCGACCTATTTGAACGCACTCGCAAAAGCGGGATTTGTCCTTGAGCAATTAATTGAGGAATCAGATGACGACATTATGCAGTCGCGAAACGATAACAGTGATTTTGCAAAAAAAGCAAAAATGCTGCCTGTAACTTTCGTAGTCAAAGCAAGAAAACTATAG